From Bdellovibrio sp. KM01:
CCAGCGTCACTTATGCTCAAAGAATTCTTGAGACCTGGAAAAAGCAGGGTCGTAAGATCCATGCTTTTGGTGTCGGCAGTCAGGACATGGAAAACCTGGGCTTTGAACGCCTGGGTAAATCCGAAGAGATGGCCGTGGTGGGTGCTGCTGAAATTATCGCAGCCTACAAGCCTCTGAAAGCGGTTTTTGACAGCTTGGTTCGCGAAGCTGAAAAGCGTCGCCCTAAAGTGGCCGTGGTTATGGATTATCCGGAATTCAATCTGATGCTTGCTAAGAAATTGCACGCCATGGGGATTCCGGTTGTTTATTATATTTCTCCACAAGTCTGGGCATGGCGTAAAGGCCGTGTTCACACGATTAAAAAATACTGCAAAAAAGTTTTCGTTCTTTTCCCGTTCGAAGTTCCTTTTTACGAAGAGCATGGTGTACCGGTGGATTTCGTGGGCCATCCATTATTGGATGAGTTGGACGAACGCCTGATTGATGATCCGTCTTATCTTAAGATTCATCGCAATCAAGTTGGTATCCGTGACGATGAAATCGTTTTGGGTCTGATGCCGGGCAGCCGTCGTCTGGAACTTAAACAGCATTTCCAAATTCAATTGGATGCCGCACGTATTTTATCCAAGAAACATCCGAATTTAAAAATTGTCATCCTGACAGCTCCGACGTTCTCGAAAGAGAAAATGCAGGACTATCTGGAAGACTTCCGCCTGCCATACATTCTTTTGAAGGATGAACCCTTCCGCATGATCCATTTGGTGGATATGATGCTTGTTGCTTCGGGAACAGCGACGTTGCAGGTCGGACTTTTGCAAAAACCGATGGTCATCATGTACAAAATGAAGTGGTTGACCGGAATCTTTGCACGTCTTTTGGTTCGTGGAACCAAGTACTATGGTCTTGTGAATTTGATTTTGGGCAAAGAAGCAGTTCCGGAACGATTCCAGGGTGATGTGACTGCGGAAAATATGGCGGCCTTATTGGATCGTTATATTACCGATGCAGCTTACAAAGCTTCTGTAAAAAAAGATCTCGCGTCCCTGCGCTCTCATTTGGGTGATAAAGGTGCCACCAACCGCGTGGTCAAAGCATTGGATGAGTATCTGACAGTATGAAGCCCTATTTGAAACCGCTTTCTTATCTTTACGAACGAGTCGTGAGTATTAAGAACTCAATGTACGATCGTGGAATGATCGGTGCATACAAAGCGCCGGTGAAAGTGATCAGTATTGGAAATTTGACAGTGGGCGGGACGGGGAAAACTCCGATCACGGATTTCTGTTTAAAAGCTTTGGTGCGAGATGGAAAAAGAGTCGCCGTGGTCAGTCGTTCTTATCGCGCAGATGCCTCGGCTTCTGTGCGTGTGGATGTCACTCATCCCCATGCGGCCCGCTATTACGGTGATGAGCCGGTATTGCTTGCACAGGCCAATCCCGAAGTGACAGTCTTTGTTGGAGACAGCAAGTGGCGTACGGCAGAGTACTCAACCAGAAATCATGGGCCTTTTGATGTGATCGTGGTCGATGATGGTTTTCAGCATCGTAAACTTCACCGTGATTTTAATATCGTGATTCTGGATGCAACAGAACCTTGGGCGAACTATCAAGTTGTTCCTGAAGGTCGCGGTCGTGAATCCTGGGATGGGTTGCAACGTGCCGATTTAATTTTGTTCACAAAGTGCAATCTTGCAGACGAGCAGAGTTTAAAGCAGGTGCAAAGTCATTTGCCTCCGGGTAAAGAAGTTTTGTATTTCGGTTATGACATTGTCGATATCCATAACGGAGAGCTGACTCTGCCGACGGAAACTTTGCGTGGAAAAAAACTTTTCCTGGTCTCTGCCATCGCTCGCCCCGACGTGTTTGAAAAGATGATGCGTACTTACGGTGAGATCTCAAAAAAGAGTCTGCATTATCGTGACCATCACCAGTATTCAAATGAAGATGCACAAAAGATTGCCGCTGAATTTGGCAAGTCCGGCTGCGACTACTTAGTGACGACTTCCAAAGATGCCGTCAAACTTCGTCGACTTTTGCAGGATCCTAAACTGCTTTGGAGCACCAATCTTCAGGTGGAAGAATTCGGAGACAAAGGACGTCTGCATGAGATTATTGGTCAGCTTTTTAGCTAAAATCGGAATATTCTTTAGCAGTATTTTGCCGCGGAAAGTTCAAAGACTTTCGGGTTCTTGGATTGGCTTTCTGTGGTGGGACGTCTTTGGATTTCGCAAAAAAATCGTGCTCGGTAATTTGCACATTGCCTATCCTGAGTGGACCGAGGAACAACGCAAAAAAGTCGGTCGCGAATCAGTTTACCAATTGGGTTATAACTTTGGGGAATTCTTTTTTATTCCCAACATGACCCGCCAATGGGTTGATCAGAATGTGGTTTTTGAAGGTCTGGAAAACTATGAAAAGGCCAAAGCCCTGGGTAAAGGATTCTTTTATCTGACTTTGCATCTGGGGAACGGGGATTTGGCGGCGAACGCATTATCCGTTATCGGCCAGGATATCAGCATTATTACCAAACGTTTTAAAACCCAGTGGTTCAATGACCTTTGGTTTTCCATTCGCGGTGCGGGTGGTGTGAAGTACATAGATGCCCATGGGCCAACGAATGCTTTTGATATTCTGAAAGCACTTAAACGCAACTCAGGCCTTGTATTCGTTCTAGATCAATACATGGGAAAACCCTTTGGTGTAGCAACGACGTTTTTTGGGAAGCGCACGGGTACAGCCTATGGTCTGGCTTTGTTTGCGCAGAAAACCAAAGCACCGGTTCTGCCTATCTACACCTACGAGGGAAATGATGGGAAAGTTCATGTCGTCATCGAGCCAGCTATGGACTTGAGCGTCTCTATCGTTGAAGATAAGGACCAGAGCATTGTGAATCTGACACAGTCTTTTTCTGATAAATTGGAAGAGATCGTGCGAAAACATCCTGAACAATGGATGTGGGTTCATAGACGATGGAAGGACTTTTAGTGAATAAGTGTTCGTTGCTTGCAGGCATTGTTGTACTTTCTCTTTTGACTGCGTGTTCGACTTCGTTTTTGAAGTACGAAAAGCAAGATCAATTAAAAAAGATCGACGAATTCGAAAAAGCCGTAAAAATTGAAGAGCCTTCTGCGCCGGCTGAAACTAGCGAAGCGACTTCTGCGACAAAACCTGCCGAAGTTGCAAAACGTGAATCGGCAGCACCGGCGAAATCTTCCAAAGACTCTAAGTCTGCGAAAGTGACAGCACCTTCGCCTTTAATTAAAGACGCAAAAAAGGCTCCAGCCAAAACCAAAAAAGGTTCTAAGGTGGCAGCGGCACCAGCGGCTGTTGAATCCACTCGTCGTCAGCCGGAAATCGAAGACGATGCAGGATTTAATGGTCGTCGTCCTGTGGTCGATCCGTTCCGCGTGGGTGAGGAAGTTGTTCATAACGTTTCTTACTTTAAAATGTCAGCGGGGGAGTTGCGTTTTAAAACTTTACCGATGGCCACAGTAAACGGTCGTAAATCTTATAAGCACAATATCGCGATTAAAACTATCTCTTTGTTCGCATCCGTTTATACAGTGGAAGATAGCGTGGATATTTTCATGGATTACGAAACTGTGACACCAACAGTGTTTGAGCTTCACGTGAAAGAATCCGGTCAGTTGCGCGAAGCTAAGATGCTTTTTGATAGCGTTAATAAGATGGCGACTTACTGGGAAAAGAAAGTCACCAAGCAAGACGGCGAAGAAGAAAAAAGAGAACAGTGGGAGCTTGAGGAGTACGCGCAAAACGTTTACAGCGCGATCTTTTATATGCGCATGTTCCAATGGGAAATCGGTAAAGAGTACGCTTTCCGTGTTTCCAACGATAAAGAAAACCTGGTCTTCTCTGGTAAAGCTATTCGTAAAGAAGTTTTGGATACAGAGTTAGGTCCGATGAAAGCCATCGTGATGCAGCCAAATATCACTCTTAAAGGAAAGTTTAAACCGATCGGTGAAAACTTGATCTGGCTTTCTGATGACGAGCACAAGTACATCTTGCGTATCGAAGCTAAAATCAAAATCGGAACTTTAGTTTCTGAAGTCGTTTCAATTAAACCAGGAAAGGCTCCTTAGAGCTTTTCCCGCATTCAGGTAAAGTCCTTAGAGTCATGAAACTCCAAATTCGCAAAGCTGTAAAATCTGACGTTCCAGCAATTTTAAATTTCATCAAACTGTTGGCGGAATATGAAAAGCTGTCCCACGAAGTTATCGCGACACTAAAACTTCTTGAAGAACAAATCTTTGGTGATAAATCTCCAGTACAAGTTCTGATTGCAGAACTTGATGCTAAGCCTGTGGGCTTCGCCCTGTATTTCTATAACTTCAGCACCTTCTTGGGTCGCAAAGGAATTTATCTGGAGGATCTGTTTGTTCTGCCAGATACACGCGGGCAGGGTGTGGGTAAAAGCCTGCTTCAAGCTCTGGCGGCACAAGCCGTGGCTGAAGGCTGTGGACGTGTCGAATGGTCCGTCCTTGATTGGAACAAGCCTGCCATTGATTTCTATAAATCTATCGGTGCAGGTCCCATGGATGAATGGACCGTGTATCGCCTGACCGGCGAAAACCTAAAAGCCTTTGCAAGTGGAGCCAAATAATCACTTCGCCTGCTGATCGCGGGCGATGCGTTGAGCTGCCAGGGTCTCGATGACTTTGGCTAAAACCAGGTTCTGCGCCAAAGTTTTATAAAACGCATTTTGTTCAATTTCTAAAAGCACTGTGTCTCTTTGTGTGGTCACGGTCGCTGTTCTGACTCCGCCTGAAACTAAAAGTGAAATCTCGCCAAAACAAGTTCCTTGATTTAGAACGTTGATGTTTTGACCT
This genomic window contains:
- the lpxB gene encoding lipid-A-disaccharide synthase codes for the protein MDQVLFVAAEASSVTYAQRILETWKKQGRKIHAFGVGSQDMENLGFERLGKSEEMAVVGAAEIIAAYKPLKAVFDSLVREAEKRRPKVAVVMDYPEFNLMLAKKLHAMGIPVVYYISPQVWAWRKGRVHTIKKYCKKVFVLFPFEVPFYEEHGVPVDFVGHPLLDELDERLIDDPSYLKIHRNQVGIRDDEIVLGLMPGSRRLELKQHFQIQLDAARILSKKHPNLKIVILTAPTFSKEKMQDYLEDFRLPYILLKDEPFRMIHLVDMMLVASGTATLQVGLLQKPMVIMYKMKWLTGIFARLLVRGTKYYGLVNLILGKEAVPERFQGDVTAENMAALLDRYITDAAYKASVKKDLASLRSHLGDKGATNRVVKALDEYLTV
- the lpxK gene encoding tetraacyldisaccharide 4'-kinase gives rise to the protein MKPYLKPLSYLYERVVSIKNSMYDRGMIGAYKAPVKVISIGNLTVGGTGKTPITDFCLKALVRDGKRVAVVSRSYRADASASVRVDVTHPHAARYYGDEPVLLAQANPEVTVFVGDSKWRTAEYSTRNHGPFDVIVVDDGFQHRKLHRDFNIVILDATEPWANYQVVPEGRGRESWDGLQRADLILFTKCNLADEQSLKQVQSHLPPGKEVLYFGYDIVDIHNGELTLPTETLRGKKLFLVSAIARPDVFEKMMRTYGEISKKSLHYRDHHQYSNEDAQKIAAEFGKSGCDYLVTTSKDAVKLRRLLQDPKLLWSTNLQVEEFGDKGRLHEIIGQLFS
- a CDS encoding lysophospholipid acyltransferase family protein — translated: MRLLVSFLAKIGIFFSSILPRKVQRLSGSWIGFLWWDVFGFRKKIVLGNLHIAYPEWTEEQRKKVGRESVYQLGYNFGEFFFIPNMTRQWVDQNVVFEGLENYEKAKALGKGFFYLTLHLGNGDLAANALSVIGQDISIITKRFKTQWFNDLWFSIRGAGGVKYIDAHGPTNAFDILKALKRNSGLVFVLDQYMGKPFGVATTFFGKRTGTAYGLALFAQKTKAPVLPIYTYEGNDGKVHVVIEPAMDLSVSIVEDKDQSIVNLTQSFSDKLEEIVRKHPEQWMWVHRRWKDF
- a CDS encoding DUF3108 domain-containing protein: MEGLLVNKCSLLAGIVVLSLLTACSTSFLKYEKQDQLKKIDEFEKAVKIEEPSAPAETSEATSATKPAEVAKRESAAPAKSSKDSKSAKVTAPSPLIKDAKKAPAKTKKGSKVAAAPAAVESTRRQPEIEDDAGFNGRRPVVDPFRVGEEVVHNVSYFKMSAGELRFKTLPMATVNGRKSYKHNIAIKTISLFASVYTVEDSVDIFMDYETVTPTVFELHVKESGQLREAKMLFDSVNKMATYWEKKVTKQDGEEEKREQWELEEYAQNVYSAIFYMRMFQWEIGKEYAFRVSNDKENLVFSGKAIRKEVLDTELGPMKAIVMQPNITLKGKFKPIGENLIWLSDDEHKYILRIEAKIKIGTLVSEVVSIKPGKAP
- a CDS encoding GNAT family N-acetyltransferase, with protein sequence MKLQIRKAVKSDVPAILNFIKLLAEYEKLSHEVIATLKLLEEQIFGDKSPVQVLIAELDAKPVGFALYFYNFSTFLGRKGIYLEDLFVLPDTRGQGVGKSLLQALAAQAVAEGCGRVEWSVLDWNKPAIDFYKSIGAGPMDEWTVYRLTGENLKAFASGAK